In Spirochaeta thermophila DSM 6578, the following proteins share a genomic window:
- a CDS encoding glycoside hydrolase family 2 TIM barrel-domain containing protein produces the protein MNRMQLFNNDWEFAVTPPGTEEWHGLSFRPVEIPHDWLIGDSTRLYEDSTGWYRKILVWEGRATHASLYFEGVYMDSTLYVNGREAGNWKYGYSSFEHEITPFLREGENELVVKVVHRAPNSRWYSGAGIYRNVWLILRGASYIPTHGVYVTVRKGEETWSVEIETELHLTQEAVLEHTLWYRRRPVSSCRKMVSRDTSLDASSLEVRDPLLWSPEAPHLYTLLTLLYDGEGTIIEEIPTPVGFRHLAFHPHRGLLVNGMPTKLHGTCEHHDLGALGAVFNRAAMRHRLSLLKSMGVNALRTAHNMPAPDLMHLADEMGFFVVSEAFDMWERPKTRYDYARFFPEWYERDVASWVRRDRNHPSLLMWSIGNEIYDTHVSERGVELTRLLAAEVRKHDPKGNAPVTMGSNYMPWEGAQRCADILKVIGYNYGEAYYHEHHEAHPDWVIYGSETASVVQSRGVYHFPFDCTILAEEDEQCSALGNSSTSWGAPSHEACIAADRDAPFSLGHFIWSGFDYLGEPTPYHTKNSYFGQIDTAGFPKDSFYIYKAAWTDYRRDPFVHIFPYWDWNPGQLIDVRVCSNAPRIALYLNGRLIGIKDIDHQHGTEQTGWWKIPYEPGELVALAYDDEGRCVARAVRRSFGDPARLRLTPSREFIEADGRDVVFVTIEILDAEGNPVENASNRVRVEVRGAGRLLGLDNGDSTDYDSYHATSRRLFNGKLMALIGATRETGPVEMVVHSKDLPPARLILTAVPSERTDLDCISVIHRAEEKPCRTGREDEIPVRKIELTVIEGTRMLTPDSPSVRIEARLLPENTSYREVEWKAVTPNGIETPLALVRPEGLEAVVTARGDGSFFVRCTSRNGTDTVRLISQLECTAEGFGRLHKDPYSFISAGLYDDSNGKVTPGNEKGIATARDGITIVGFTDLDFGPDGSDTITIPIFALSADPYRLQIWRGHPEAPESELLADVIYRKDPVWNVYQEARYRLRRRLRGVQSLYFLTEAKMHMKGFVFERQVRAYSTIHAHEYDVIYGDDCEITSQGVERIGNNVTLTFENLDFGDEPPKNLTIYGRSRTDNNSIQIRFEQEDRRIVHLIEFPYSVDSVERTYPLPPLPAGRMDVSFVFLPGSSFDLGWFRFGRDPGP, from the coding sequence ATGAACCGGATGCAACTTTTCAACAACGACTGGGAGTTCGCCGTAACACCGCCCGGCACCGAGGAGTGGCACGGGCTTTCCTTCCGCCCGGTGGAGATCCCCCACGACTGGCTCATCGGTGACAGTACGCGTCTCTACGAGGACTCGACAGGCTGGTACAGGAAGATCCTCGTCTGGGAGGGGCGAGCGACGCACGCGTCCCTCTACTTCGAGGGAGTGTACATGGACAGCACCCTCTACGTGAACGGGAGGGAGGCCGGCAACTGGAAATACGGGTACTCCTCGTTCGAGCACGAGATCACCCCCTTTCTCAGGGAGGGTGAGAACGAGCTCGTGGTGAAGGTGGTGCACCGGGCCCCCAACAGCAGATGGTACTCGGGAGCGGGAATCTATCGGAACGTGTGGCTCATCCTCCGGGGAGCGAGCTACATCCCCACCCATGGGGTGTACGTGACAGTGCGAAAAGGCGAAGAGACGTGGAGCGTGGAGATCGAGACCGAGCTCCACCTCACGCAGGAGGCGGTCCTCGAGCACACCCTGTGGTACCGGAGGAGACCGGTCTCCTCCTGCCGGAAGATGGTCTCAAGGGACACCTCCCTCGACGCATCATCTCTCGAGGTACGAGACCCCCTCCTGTGGAGCCCCGAGGCGCCTCACCTCTACACCCTTCTCACCCTCCTCTACGACGGCGAAGGAACCATCATCGAGGAAATTCCCACCCCCGTGGGGTTCCGCCACCTCGCCTTCCATCCCCATCGCGGCCTGCTGGTGAACGGGATGCCCACCAAGCTCCATGGCACCTGCGAACACCACGACCTCGGCGCCCTGGGCGCGGTCTTCAATCGGGCGGCGATGCGCCACCGGCTCTCCCTCCTCAAGTCGATGGGGGTGAACGCCCTCCGGACGGCCCACAACATGCCGGCACCCGATCTCATGCACCTCGCCGACGAGATGGGATTCTTCGTGGTGTCCGAGGCCTTCGACATGTGGGAACGGCCCAAGACGCGATACGACTACGCACGATTCTTCCCCGAGTGGTACGAAAGGGACGTGGCGAGCTGGGTGCGGAGGGACAGGAACCATCCCTCCCTCCTCATGTGGAGCATCGGCAACGAAATCTACGACACCCACGTGAGCGAGCGGGGAGTGGAACTCACCCGCCTCCTCGCCGCCGAGGTGCGGAAGCACGACCCCAAGGGGAACGCCCCCGTCACCATGGGGTCGAACTACATGCCCTGGGAGGGAGCGCAGCGATGCGCCGATATCCTCAAGGTGATAGGTTACAACTACGGTGAGGCCTACTACCACGAACACCACGAGGCCCACCCCGATTGGGTCATCTACGGGAGCGAGACCGCCTCGGTGGTCCAGAGCCGGGGGGTATACCACTTCCCCTTCGACTGCACGATCCTGGCGGAGGAAGACGAGCAGTGCTCGGCACTGGGCAACAGCTCTACGAGCTGGGGTGCTCCTTCGCATGAGGCGTGTATCGCCGCCGACAGGGACGCCCCCTTCTCCCTGGGACACTTCATCTGGAGCGGGTTCGACTACCTTGGGGAACCCACGCCCTATCATACCAAGAACTCGTATTTCGGTCAGATCGACACTGCGGGGTTCCCCAAGGATTCCTTCTATATATACAAAGCGGCATGGACCGACTACCGACGTGATCCCTTCGTCCACATCTTCCCCTACTGGGACTGGAACCCCGGACAACTCATCGACGTGAGAGTGTGCTCCAACGCCCCCCGGATCGCCCTCTACCTCAACGGCCGCCTCATCGGGATCAAAGACATAGACCATCAGCACGGCACCGAGCAGACAGGGTGGTGGAAGATCCCCTACGAACCCGGGGAGCTCGTGGCCCTCGCCTACGACGACGAGGGCAGGTGCGTGGCACGAGCGGTCCGCAGGTCCTTCGGGGATCCCGCCCGACTCAGGCTCACCCCCTCACGGGAGTTTATCGAAGCCGACGGCCGGGACGTCGTCTTCGTGACCATAGAGATCCTCGATGCGGAGGGGAACCCCGTGGAGAATGCCTCCAACCGGGTGCGGGTGGAGGTTCGGGGGGCGGGACGCCTTCTCGGGCTCGACAACGGCGACAGCACCGACTACGATTCGTACCATGCCACGAGCAGGCGTCTCTTCAACGGGAAACTCATGGCCCTCATCGGCGCCACCAGGGAGACGGGCCCCGTCGAGATGGTCGTCCACTCCAAGGACCTCCCCCCCGCGCGTCTCATCCTCACCGCCGTCCCCTCGGAGAGGACCGACCTCGACTGCATCTCGGTGATCCACCGGGCGGAGGAGAAACCCTGCCGCACCGGCCGGGAAGACGAGATCCCGGTGAGGAAGATCGAACTCACGGTGATCGAGGGGACGCGGATGCTCACCCCCGACTCCCCCTCAGTACGCATCGAGGCGCGACTCCTTCCGGAGAACACCTCGTACCGCGAGGTGGAATGGAAGGCGGTCACCCCCAACGGCATCGAGACCCCCCTCGCCCTCGTCCGGCCGGAAGGTCTCGAGGCCGTGGTCACCGCCCGCGGCGACGGGAGTTTCTTCGTACGGTGTACCAGCAGAAACGGCACTGACACGGTACGCCTCATCTCCCAGCTCGAGTGCACGGCCGAGGGCTTCGGCCGACTCCACAAGGATCCGTACTCCTTCATCTCCGCAGGGCTCTACGACGACAGCAACGGGAAGGTCACGCCGGGGAACGAGAAAGGCATCGCCACCGCCCGGGATGGGATCACCATAGTGGGATTCACCGACCTCGACTTCGGACCCGACGGGTCGGACACCATCACCATCCCCATCTTCGCCCTGAGTGCCGACCCCTACCGGCTCCAGATCTGGCGAGGCCATCCCGAAGCCCCGGAGAGCGAGCTCCTCGCAGATGTGATCTATCGGAAAGACCCCGTCTGGAATGTGTATCAGGAGGCCCGCTATCGCCTCAGACGAAGGCTCCGAGGCGTGCAGTCGCTCTACTTCCTCACCGAAGCCAAGATGCACATGAAGGGTTTCGTCTTCGAACGCCAAGTGCGGGCCTACTCCACCATCCATGCCCACGAGTACGACGTGATCTACGGAGACGACTGCGAGATCACCTCGCAGGGTGTGGAACGCATAGGAAACAACGTCACCCTCACGTTCGAAAACCTCGATTTCGGCGACGAACCACCGAAGAACCTCACCATCTACGGCCGTTCACGCACCGACAACAACAGCATCCAGATCCGTTTCGAGCAAGAAGACCGACGGATCGTCCACCTCATAGAGTTCCCCTACTCCGTGGACTCCGTGGAACGCACCTACCCCCTTCCGCCCCTCCCTGCAGGCCGCATGGATGTCTCGTTCGTCTTCCTCCCCGGCTCCTCGTTCGACCTCGGTTGGTTCAGGTTCGGAAGAGACCCCGGTCCCTGA